One Paenibacillus sp. FSL W8-0186 genomic window carries:
- the hpt gene encoding hypoxanthine phosphoribosyltransferase: MQNDIKEILITREQIQDKVAELGQRLSEEYAGRNPLVICILKGAFIFMADLVKEITVPLELDFMAVSSYGASTKSSGEVKIIKDLDTSVEGRDVLIVEDIIDSGLTLSYLVDVLERRKVSSVKIVTLFDKPAGRTVDLEADMSGFVLPDEFVVGYGLDYAEKYRNLPYIGVLKPEVYKS; encoded by the coding sequence TTGCAGAACGACATTAAGGAAATTTTAATTACCCGGGAACAGATTCAGGATAAAGTAGCAGAACTAGGACAGCGTCTTAGTGAAGAGTATGCAGGACGCAATCCGCTCGTCATTTGCATTCTGAAGGGCGCTTTTATTTTTATGGCGGATCTCGTTAAAGAAATTACCGTACCGCTTGAGCTTGATTTCATGGCTGTATCCAGCTACGGAGCATCAACGAAATCGTCCGGCGAAGTCAAGATCATCAAGGATTTGGATACCTCTGTGGAGGGACGCGATGTTCTGATCGTAGAGGATATTATCGATAGCGGCCTGACTCTCAGCTATCTGGTGGATGTTCTGGAGCGGCGGAAGGTCAGTTCCGTCAAGATCGTTACTCTGTTTGATAAACCGGCTGGACGCACGGTCGACTTGGAGGCTGACATGTCAGGATTCGTGCTTCCCGATGAATTCGTTGTCGGTTATGGGCTTGATTATGCCGAGAAATACCGTAACCTTCCTTACATCGGAGTTTTGAAGCCAGAAGTGTACAAGAGCTAA
- a CDS encoding serine/threonine protein kinase — MKEKECSVTTSFKLNLPQGTLITGRWRGGRYLIQRLLGQGANGVVYLVKQVDSARLYALKMGFDTVDIQSEINVLKALQRQGRRHHPVRRDNSGYLVEVDDYSFQGKEIPFYVMRYIKGEPLRAFLARRGSRWMDAAGMNLLRQLRRLHESGWVFGDLKPENVLVGTYGEVELIDYGGVSSIGRSVKQFTEWYDRGFWNAGGRTAEPSYDWFSFAVVCIHLLAEQPLKHAATQLPQMRSSGDLLDIVYKAPSLAPYREWLQKAIQGEFRDTAEACLLWKELVTASRPEPVKKPTTPRWIISAFAISVTLLVYALYMAFRF, encoded by the coding sequence ATGAAGGAGAAGGAATGCTCGGTGACTACGTCGTTTAAGCTGAATCTGCCGCAGGGCACGCTGATTACCGGCCGATGGAGAGGCGGACGTTACCTTATCCAGCGGCTGTTAGGCCAGGGAGCCAATGGGGTCGTGTATCTGGTGAAGCAGGTGGACAGCGCAAGGCTGTACGCGCTCAAAATGGGTTTCGATACCGTAGATATTCAGTCGGAAATTAATGTGTTAAAAGCTTTGCAGCGCCAAGGACGAAGACATCATCCCGTTAGGCGGGACAATTCTGGCTATTTGGTCGAGGTAGACGATTATTCTTTCCAGGGCAAGGAGATCCCTTTCTATGTGATGCGGTATATAAAGGGGGAACCTTTACGGGCCTTTCTTGCGAGGCGCGGGAGCCGATGGATGGATGCCGCCGGAATGAATCTGCTGCGGCAGCTCCGCCGCCTTCATGAGTCGGGCTGGGTATTCGGCGATTTAAAGCCGGAGAACGTTCTCGTGGGGACTTACGGGGAAGTAGAGCTGATCGATTATGGCGGTGTCAGCAGTATTGGCCGCAGTGTCAAGCAGTTTACGGAGTGGTATGATCGCGGCTTCTGGAATGCCGGAGGCCGGACGGCAGAGCCTTCCTATGATTGGTTCAGCTTTGCCGTCGTATGCATTCACCTGCTTGCCGAGCAGCCATTGAAGCATGCCGCAACGCAGCTGCCGCAAATGAGAAGCTCCGGCGATCTGCTTGATATCGTGTATAAAGCCCCTTCGCTGGCACCCTATAGAGAGTGGCTGCAGAAGGCGATTCAGGGGGAATTCCGCGATACGGCGGAGGCCTGCTTATTATGGAAGGAACTTGTGACGGCGTCCCGGCCGGAACCAGTGAAGAAGCCAACGACGCCGCGTTGGATCATTAGCGCTTTCGCAATATCTGTAACGCTGCTGGTTTATGCGTTATACATGGCTTTCCGGTTCTAA
- the tilS gene encoding tRNA lysidine(34) synthetase TilS — MYPLVERVRRTGEEYGLWSPGDCIVVAVSGGPDSVTLLHIMHAIASRTDQRLNLVCAHINHGFRPEASREEAEFVQSLARQLDMPFELANLDIPTYMKESGKGAQLAAREKRYEFLHAVACKYGAASIALAHHADDQAETVMMRILRGSGTSGLAGMRLKRREKNVNLIRPLLRIYKAEILKACQDAEIPYRIDSSNLQNKYVRNAIRLDVLPFLGQYNGQLAESLNRLADTLGEEDDYLQQLTDRAYQELVTSDGEGLAFQIKPFGTLHAALQRRLIKLILNYLPFCLEESDFVKIERVRQGAIQSAPTTWSLDLGGGLQCVREYDTIRFIPNAAGGIDDLRYTYRVDSIPAEVEIQGLGTNLFFTQTAAGQDAMSKMTHGKDSAVFDADELVYPLTVRSRQPGDTMKVMGLNGTKKVKDIFIDEKVPPSLRSRIPIVTDGQGRIIWIPGIRRSSIAAVGQHTSSVLLMTVVRDAE, encoded by the coding sequence ATGTACCCCTTGGTGGAACGAGTTCGCCGTACCGGGGAGGAATACGGGTTGTGGTCTCCCGGAGATTGTATCGTTGTCGCGGTGTCCGGAGGACCCGATTCGGTCACGCTGCTTCATATTATGCATGCCATAGCCTCGCGGACGGATCAGAGGCTGAACCTCGTCTGCGCGCATATCAATCACGGGTTCCGGCCAGAAGCGTCTCGTGAGGAAGCGGAGTTCGTGCAGAGCCTGGCCAGGCAGCTTGATATGCCATTTGAATTAGCGAATCTGGATATCCCTACATATATGAAGGAATCTGGAAAAGGGGCGCAGCTGGCGGCACGGGAGAAGAGATATGAATTTCTGCATGCGGTAGCATGCAAATACGGAGCGGCTTCTATTGCCTTGGCTCATCATGCGGATGATCAAGCAGAGACGGTGATGATGCGCATCTTGCGCGGAAGCGGCACGTCCGGGCTTGCAGGCATGAGGCTGAAGCGGCGAGAGAAGAATGTGAATCTGATTCGACCCTTGCTACGGATTTATAAAGCGGAAATCCTGAAGGCTTGTCAGGATGCAGAAATTCCTTACCGCATAGATAGCAGTAATCTGCAAAATAAATATGTGCGAAATGCAATTCGTTTGGATGTGCTGCCATTTTTGGGGCAATATAATGGACAACTGGCTGAGTCGCTGAATCGTCTGGCAGACACGCTTGGCGAGGAAGATGATTATTTGCAGCAATTGACCGACCGGGCATATCAGGAGCTGGTCACCTCGGACGGTGAAGGCTTGGCCTTTCAAATCAAGCCGTTTGGCACCTTACATGCCGCTTTACAACGGAGGTTGATTAAACTAATATTAAATTATCTGCCTTTCTGCTTGGAAGAAAGCGATTTTGTCAAGATTGAACGTGTTCGTCAAGGGGCGATTCAGAGCGCTCCCACGACATGGAGTCTTGATCTCGGGGGTGGGCTGCAGTGTGTTCGTGAATACGACACCATCAGGTTTATACCTAATGCAGCGGGGGGGATTGACGACCTTCGCTATACATACCGCGTGGATTCCATTCCTGCGGAAGTTGAGATTCAGGGTTTAGGCACCAACCTGTTTTTTACGCAGACCGCGGCCGGGCAAGACGCTATGAGTAAGATGACGCACGGTAAAGACAGTGCTGTGTTTGATGCGGATGAGCTGGTCTATCCGCTTACAGTGCGTTCCCGTCAGCCGGGGGATACGATGAAAGTCATGGGGCTAAACGGCACCAAAAAGGTGAAGGACATCTTCATCGATGAGAAAGTACCTCCCTCTCTTCGTTCCCGCATACCTATAGTCACCGATGGCCAGGGCCGGATTATATGGATTCCCGGCATTCGCAGGTCTTCGATCGCTGCGGTTGGACAGCATACGTCCTCCGTCTTGTTGATGACTGTAGTACGGGATGCTGAGTAA
- the ftsH gene encoding ATP-dependent zinc metalloprotease FtsH, which produces MNRFIRNSGFYLILFLVVVGIVQILTGTNETADTPRYDQLRQQLKADNVQEMTGKFDGYAYLVTGKYKQAVGESKTTNFTTYIPYDPNVLKEIVDLSEQNGFQLNWKKMQEQSIWLTFLTSLLPLAIMFILFFFLFNQAQGGGGKVMNFGKSRARLYNEEKKKVTFEDVAGADEEKQELVEVVEFLKDPRKFSAVGARIPKGVLLVGPPGTGKTLLARAVAGEAGVPFFSISGSDFVEMFVGVGASRVRDLFENAKKSASCIIFIDEIDAVGRQRGAGLGGGHDEREQTLNQLLVEMDGFGANEGIIIIAATNRPDILDPALLRPGRFDRQITVDRPDVKGREAVLKVHARNKPLTNDVRLDIIAKRTTGFTGADLENLLNEAALLAARRNRKDISMREVDEAIDRVIVGTEKRSRVISDREKRIVAYHEAGHTIVGYFLEHADMVHKVTIIPRGRAGGYVIMLPKEDRMLVTKQELLDKVTGLLGGRVAEELFIGEIGTGAYSDFQQATSIVRSMIVEYGMSEKLGPMQFGTSQGQVFLGRDIGHEQNYSDQIAYEIDQEMHRFITEMYERCKQLLTEHSKEVHLIAQTLLEKETLELDQIKQLIEHGKLLEPGEGGDNSGESGEPIVDNIGDVRVRIQGKPEDSSSGASGIPTGDIPNDVPNGSANDITSDPVVDTPDGTVNDLPNADRPDGDDPNKGNGSNGNNNPTV; this is translated from the coding sequence ATGAATCGGTTCATCCGGAATTCTGGTTTTTATTTAATACTTTTCTTAGTCGTGGTGGGCATCGTCCAAATCCTAACCGGCACAAATGAAACGGCCGACACCCCTAGATACGATCAATTGCGTCAGCAATTGAAAGCCGATAACGTCCAGGAAATGACAGGGAAATTTGACGGTTACGCTTACTTGGTAACCGGTAAATATAAGCAAGCCGTCGGAGAGAGCAAAACGACGAACTTCACGACTTATATTCCTTACGACCCGAATGTGTTGAAGGAAATCGTGGATTTAAGCGAGCAGAACGGCTTTCAGCTGAACTGGAAGAAGATGCAGGAGCAGAGCATCTGGCTGACGTTCCTGACTTCACTGCTGCCGCTTGCGATTATGTTTATTCTGTTCTTCTTCCTGTTCAACCAGGCGCAGGGTGGCGGCGGCAAAGTCATGAACTTCGGCAAGAGCCGGGCGCGTCTCTACAACGAGGAGAAGAAGAAGGTGACGTTTGAGGATGTTGCCGGGGCGGATGAGGAGAAGCAGGAGCTTGTCGAGGTTGTCGAGTTCCTGAAGGATCCACGCAAATTCTCCGCTGTTGGGGCACGTATTCCTAAGGGGGTACTGCTCGTAGGTCCTCCGGGTACCGGTAAGACACTCCTTGCCCGTGCGGTTGCGGGTGAAGCCGGCGTTCCGTTCTTCAGCATTTCCGGTTCTGACTTCGTGGAAATGTTCGTTGGTGTCGGTGCGTCGCGGGTACGGGACCTGTTTGAGAATGCGAAGAAATCAGCTAGCTGCATTATTTTTATCGATGAGATTGATGCTGTCGGCCGTCAGCGTGGCGCTGGCCTAGGCGGCGGTCATGACGAGCGGGAGCAGACGCTCAACCAGTTGCTCGTTGAGATGGATGGATTTGGAGCAAATGAAGGCATTATTATTATTGCGGCAACGAACCGTCCGGATATTCTGGACCCGGCGCTGCTGCGTCCGGGACGCTTTGACCGTCAAATTACGGTCGATCGTCCAGATGTAAAAGGCCGCGAGGCAGTACTTAAGGTACATGCCCGCAACAAGCCGCTGACGAATGATGTCCGGTTGGATATTATTGCGAAGCGTACGACAGGCTTTACGGGTGCTGATCTCGAGAACTTGCTCAATGAAGCGGCACTCCTGGCGGCACGTCGCAATCGCAAGGATATTTCGATGAGAGAGGTTGATGAAGCTATCGACCGCGTCATCGTAGGTACGGAGAAGCGCAGCCGCGTCATCAGCGATCGTGAGAAGCGGATCGTTGCTTACCATGAAGCAGGCCATACGATTGTAGGCTACTTCTTGGAGCATGCGGACATGGTGCATAAGGTAACTATTATTCCGCGCGGACGTGCGGGCGGATATGTCATTATGCTTCCGAAGGAAGACCGGATGCTTGTCACGAAGCAGGAGCTGCTTGACAAGGTAACGGGCCTCCTGGGCGGCCGTGTGGCTGAGGAGTTATTCATCGGCGAAATCGGTACTGGAGCATACAGTGACTTCCAGCAAGCGACAAGCATCGTGCGCAGCATGATTGTAGAATACGGTATGAGCGAGAAGCTTGGACCGATGCAATTTGGCACATCGCAAGGCCAGGTATTCCTGGGTCGCGATATCGGCCATGAACAGAACTATAGCGATCAAATCGCCTATGAAATCGATCAGGAAATGCATCGTTTCATCACAGAGATGTATGAGCGGTGTAAGCAGCTTCTGACCGAGCATTCCAAAGAAGTGCATCTTATCGCGCAGACTTTGCTCGAGAAGGAGACACTGGAGCTAGATCAAATCAAGCAACTGATCGAGCATGGGAAATTGCTTGAGCCTGGCGAAGGCGGCGATAATTCGGGAGAATCGGGCGAACCGATCGTCGATAATATCGGTGATGTACGCGTTCGTATCCAAGGCAAGCCAGAGGACAGTTCCTCAGGCGCCTCGGGCATCCCAACCGGGGACATTCCTAATGATGTGCCTAATGGATCGGCGAATGATATTACAAGCGATCCGGTTGTGGATACGCCGGATGGAACAGTTAACGATCTGCCGAATGCTGACCGTCCTGATGGGGATGACCCAAACAAAGGCAACGGCAGCAATGGAAACAATAACCCGACAGTATAG